One part of the Phragmites australis chromosome 3, lpPhrAust1.1, whole genome shotgun sequence genome encodes these proteins:
- the LOC133912020 gene encoding putative pentatricopeptide repeat-containing protein At3g49142, which produces MHTSRSPLPRLPATGDALLRLVASCRAPAHLPSLRAAHARLLLLFHLHPSHPSTAPAIVKLIQAYAACAALSSARAVLDSSPDRSTILFNVLIRALTSASLHRDALRLFASMRPRGPACVPDHYTYPLALKSCAASNDLLLGLQIHSVIAKLRLDANRYVAHSAISMYARCGRPDDAYRVFDEMQNRDVVTWNAMISGFARAGLFDRAVGVFREFVALQCSSPDAGTMASVLPAMGNAKAEDIAFVRRVFDEMHFKELISWNAMLAIYANNEFHVKAVELFVKMEKDGVEPDEVTLATVLPPCGELSAFSLGKRIHEIIKRKRMRPNLLLENALMDMYASCGCLKDAKEVFDSMSARDVISWTSIISAYGKHGQGREAIDLFERMQGHGIEPDSIALVAVLAACSHAGLLDVGKHYFDCMTSRYRITPKAEHYTCMVDLLGRAGCISEAYDFIMTMPIDPNERVWGSLLGACRIHSNMDIGLVAADNLFRLVPEQTGYYVLLSNIYARAGRWADVTLVRGVLASKGIKKLPGASNVELGDRVHTFHIGDRSHPQSEMIYQKLDELLGRIRGMGYNPEVEATLHDVEEEDKEGHLSIHSEKLAIAFLLINTSPGTPIRVTMNLRTCGDCHLAAKLISTITSREIILKDTNRIHHIVQGVCSCGDYW; this is translated from the coding sequence ATGCACACGTCGCGGAGCCCCCTCCCGCGCCTGCCCGCGACCGGCGACGCCCTCCTCCGCCTCGTGGCCTCCTGCCGCGCGCCCGCCCACCTCCCATCCCTCCGCGCTGCGCAcgcgcgcctcctcctcctgttcCACCTCCACCCCTCCCACCCCTCCACCGCACCCGCGATCGTCAAGCTCATCCAGGCCTACGCCGCCTGCGCTGCGCTCTCCTCCGCGCGCGCCGTGCTCGACTCCTCCCCCGACCGCAGCACCATCCTCTTCAACGTCCTCATCCGTGCGCTCACGTCCGCCTCCCTCCACCGCGACGCGCTCCGGCTCTTCGCCTCCATGCGACCGCGGGGCCCCGCCTGCGTCCCCGACCACTACACCTACCCGCTCGCGCTCAAGTCGTGCGCGGCCTCGAACGACCTCCTCCTCGGTCTCCAGATCCACTCCGTCATCGCCAAGCTCCGCCTCGACGCGAACCGCTACGTGGCGCACTCCGCGATCAGCATGTACGCGCGGTGCGGCCGCCCAGACGACGCGTACCgggtgttcgacgaaatgcaGAACCGGGACGTCGTCACCTGGAACGCTATGATCTCTGGGTTCGCGCGAGCGGGTTTGTTCGACCGGGCTGTGGGGGTTTTCAGGGAGTTTGTGGCGCTGCAGTGTTCAAGCCCCGATGCTGGGACCATGGCAAGCGTGTTGCCCGCTATGGGGAATGCCAAGGCAGAGGATATTGCGTTCGTGAGGAGAGTGTTTGATGAGATGCATTTTAAGGAACTTATTTCTTGGAATGCTATGCTCGCTATATATGCTAACAATGAGTTTCATGTTAAGGCCGTTGAGCTGTTCGTGAAGATGGAAAAGGATGGGGTCGAACCGGATGAGGTGACTCTGGCAACTGTTCTTCCTCCATGTGGGGAACTCTCAGCATTTTCACTGGGAAAACGGATCCATGAGATTATCAAGAGGAAAAGGATGCGCCCTAACTTGTTGCTTGAGAATGCTCTCATGGACATGTACGCTAGTTGTGGATGTTTGAAGGATGCTAAGGAGGTTTTTGATTCCATGAGTGCACGTGATGTAATATCATGGACTTCAATCATATCTGCTTATGGCAAGCATGGTCAGGGGAGAGAGGCCATTGATCTTTTTGAGAGGATGCAAGGACATGGTATAGAACCGGACTCCATTGCCTTAGTTGCTGTTCTTGCAGCATGCAGCCATGCTGGCCTTTTGGATGTTGGAAAGCACTACTTTGATTGCATGACCAGCAGGTATCGTATCACTCCAAAAGCAGAGCACTATACGTGCATGGTAGACCTTCTCGGTCGTGCTGGATGTATAAGCGAGGCATATGACTTCATCATGACAATGCCTATTGATCCAAATGAAAGAGTCTGGGGATCCTTATTAGGAGCTTGTCGGATTCACTCCAATATGGACATTGGGCTTGTGGCAGCAGACAATTTGTTCAGATTGGTACCTGAACAAACGGGGTACTATGTGCTATTATCGAATATTTATGCTAGGGCTGGGAGATGGGCAGATGTTACCTTGGTGAGAGGTGTCTTGGCAAGCAAGGGTATCAAGAAACTGCCTGGTGCTAGCAATGTCGAGCTAGGGGATCGGGTTCACACATTTCATATCGGCGATAGATCTCACCCACAATCTGAAATGATCTATCAGAAATTGGATGAGCTATTAGGAAGAATCAGGGGAATGGGCTATAACCCAGAGGTGGAGGCTACACTTCACGAtgttgaagaagaagacaaagagGGTCATCTTTCAATTCACAGTGAGAAATTGGCTATTGCATTTCTCCTTATAAACACTAGTCCAGGGACACCTATTAGGGTAACTATGAATCTCAGAACGTGTGGTGATTGCCATCTTGCTGCAAAGCTGATTTCAACAATCACCAGTAGAGAGATTATCCTCAAAGACACCAATAGGATCCACCATATAGTACAGGGAGTTTGCTCATGTGGGGACTATTGGTAA
- the LOC133912021 gene encoding protein EARLY-RESPONSIVE TO DEHYDRATION 7, chloroplastic-like has translation MASASSNAKQSFYPEVDRSHPDLNTAFLSAPATAATGTSLYPTVDPNKLAENLFPETAEDDAAPPPPTTEETLVTVPGAQLHLVDPDRSLNLGAGTLSIIRLRQGDHSVAILARLNPQKPHQRCGLFRLFSSGRSGDGAEQESVQWPLARDVAAVKLDPAHYFFSLHVPHTDHDDDKDDAVEAEGEAALSYGLTVAGKGQEKFLEELDRVLEEYTTFSVKQVEAAAKEKSEVMDARAVAEITPEEAVGDKKEVMEEQSAVFWTTIAPNVDDYSSSVARLVARGSGQLVRGIIWCGDITAEGLRRGEEVVKKSVGPSGKPAQVKPSTLRRMKRARRVTKMSNRVANSILSGVLKVTGFVTSTMLNSKPAQKFFKLMPGEVILASLDGFGKIWDAVEVSGKNVMQTSSVATTSVVTHRYGEQAGEATHNYLHATGNALGAAWAVFKIRKAFDPKGNMKKSSMVSSAAHAVAKESITRQKRK, from the exons ATGGCTTCCGCCTCCTCAAACGCCAAGCAGAGCTTCTACCCCGAGGTGGATCGATCTCACCCCGACCTCAACACCGCCTTCCTCTCCGCCCCCGCCACCGCGGCCACGGGCACCTCCCTTTACCCCACCGTCGACCCCAATAAGCTCGCCGAGAACCTCTTTCCTGAGACGGCCGAGGAcgacgccgcgccgccgccgcccaccacCGAGGAGACCCTCGTGACCGTCCCAGGTGCGCAGCTCCACCTCGTCGACCCTGACCGCAGCCTCAACCTCGGCGCGGGCACGCTCTCCATCATCCGCCTTCGCCAGGGGGACCACTCCGTCGCCATCCTCGCGCGCCTCAACCCCCAGAAGCCCCATCAGCGCTGCGGCCTCTTCCGCCTGTTTAGCAGCGGGCGGTCCGGCGATGGCGCCGAGCAGGAGTCCGTCCAGTGGCCGCTAGCCCGCGACGTCGCAGCGGTCAAGCTCGACCCCGCGCACTACTTCTTTTCGCTCCATGTTCCGCACACGGACCACGACGACGACAAGGATGACGCGGTGGAGGCGGAGGGAGAGGCGGCGCTGAGCTACGGGCTCACGGTCGCCGGGAAAGGGCAGGAGAAGTTCCTGGAGGAGCTGGACAGGGTCCTGGAGGAGTACACCACCTTCTCTGTGAAgcaggtggaggcggcggcgaaggaGAAGTCGGAGGTGATGGACGCGAGGGCTGTGGCGGAGATCACGCCGGAGGAGGCAGTCGGGGACAAGAAGGAGGTGATGGAGGAGCAATCGGCGGTGTTCTGGACGACGATCGCGCCGAACGTGGACGACTACAGCTCGTCTGTGGCGAGGCTGGTCGCGCGGGGTTCGGGGCAGCTGGTGAGGGGAATCATCTGGTGCGGGGACATCACGGCGGAAGGTCTGCGGCgtggggaggaggtggtgaagAAGAGTGTGGGGCCAAGCGGGAAGCCGGCGCAGGTGAAGCCGAGCACTCTCAGGAGGATGAAAAG GGCTAGGAGGGTTACAAAGATGTCCAACAGAGTGGCAAATTCAATCCTCTCTGGTGTTCTAAAGGTCACAGGCTTTGTTACAAGCACTATGTTGAACTCCAAACCAGCACAAAAGTTCTTCAAACTGATGCCTGGCGAAGTTATTCTTGCTTCACTTGATGGATTTG GGAAAATATGGGATGCTGTAGAGGTGTCTGGCAAGAATGTGATGCAAACATCATCAGTTGCGACAACTTCAGTTGTAACGCACAG ATACGGCGAGCAAGCAGGAGAGGCGACACACAATTACCTCCACGCCACAGGAAATGCTCTCGGAGCTGCATGGGCTGTGTTCAAGATTAGGAAAGCATTCGACCCCAAGGGCAATATGAAGAAGTCGTCCATGGTCAGCTCAGCAGCGCACGCCGTAGCTAAAGAATCAATAACCAGGCAAAAGAGGAAGTGA